A single window of Mycobacterium sp. ITM-2016-00318 DNA harbors:
- a CDS encoding helix-turn-helix domain-containing protein encodes MNAAREVFSECGYDGTNLAEVARRAGVSRPALNYHFADKPTMYNDVITSTYTGVVAPAINRAAQETGLVRQLSVFVEAACSAIAQDRSVLAFLCTSVADCETRPELRDPDHCPLTIIRRFLTWAVKDAVERGELSSATRVQPLADALAAMLWGIGFFGGFVGTPRETGAAAAEMQQFLTGTLWATPPK; translated from the coding sequence GTGAACGCCGCGAGGGAGGTCTTCAGCGAATGCGGCTACGACGGCACCAACCTCGCGGAGGTGGCCCGGCGGGCGGGGGTATCGCGGCCGGCGCTGAATTATCACTTCGCGGACAAACCCACGATGTATAACGACGTCATCACGTCCACCTATACCGGGGTGGTGGCGCCTGCAATCAACCGTGCGGCTCAGGAGACCGGTCTGGTACGCCAGCTGTCGGTTTTCGTCGAAGCGGCCTGCAGCGCGATTGCTCAGGACAGGTCTGTCCTTGCGTTTTTATGCACCTCGGTTGCTGACTGTGAGACCCGTCCCGAACTGCGCGACCCGGACCATTGCCCCCTGACAATCATCCGGCGATTCTTAACCTGGGCGGTGAAAGACGCAGTGGAGCGTGGTGAGCTATCCTCGGCCACTCGAGTGCAGCCGTTGGCTGACGCCCTCGCCGCGATGCTCTGGGGCATAGGCTTTTTCGGCGGATTCGTCGGCACACCGCGGGAGACAGGCGCCGCTGCTGCAGAAATGCAGCAGTTTTTGACCGGAACGCTGTGGGCGACCCCACCCAAGTAG